Proteins encoded in a region of the Halorussus sp. MSC15.2 genome:
- a CDS encoding CPBP family intramembrane glutamic endopeptidase, protein MGLSENEPSDRAAADPESSNGTRWIRGLVAVGLTVVAVVVNGVFTLPAVLGLSGIERTVGATVLGELAFVVVGAGFLKLSGRGLDFLDLSVPDTRTLVQYVLGGTVALFALRSSIIGVASLAGVPLAPPSILQSSADTQLLLLVMIPLSVLIIGPSEELLFRGVIQRYLAGAFSVRGAVVGAGVLFMSIHLPTLVVVPSALGIAVTLFVIFLVGLAFGWLYASTDSLPVAMAVHGLYNASIFASAYLLLEFDIIAA, encoded by the coding sequence ATGGGGTTATCGGAGAACGAACCAAGCGACAGAGCAGCAGCCGACCCAGAGTCCTCGAACGGGACGCGATGGATACGGGGACTGGTAGCCGTGGGCCTGACGGTCGTCGCCGTCGTGGTGAACGGCGTCTTCACGTTGCCCGCAGTCCTCGGATTGTCCGGTATCGAGCGGACCGTCGGGGCGACGGTTCTCGGTGAACTGGCGTTCGTCGTCGTCGGCGCAGGATTTCTGAAACTGAGTGGGCGGGGACTGGACTTTCTCGACCTCTCCGTTCCCGATACCCGAACGCTCGTACAGTACGTACTCGGTGGGACCGTGGCGTTGTTCGCGCTCCGGTCGAGTATCATCGGGGTAGCGTCGCTCGCTGGCGTCCCCCTCGCTCCCCCGAGCATCCTTCAATCGTCGGCCGATACGCAGCTACTCCTGTTGGTGATGATTCCGCTCTCCGTCCTTATTATCGGTCCCTCCGAGGAGTTGTTGTTCCGCGGAGTCATTCAGCGATACCTCGCCGGAGCGTTCTCGGTCCGCGGCGCTGTCGTCGGTGCGGGAGTCCTCTTTATGTCGATTCATCTGCCGACACTGGTGGTAGTGCCGTCCGCGCTCGGTATCGCAGTCACCCTCTTCGTCATCTTCCTCGTCGGTCTCGCCTTCGGTTGGCTGTACGCGTCCACCGATTCGCTCCCCGTCGCGATGGCCGTTCACGGTCTCTACAACGCGTCTATCTTCGCGTCGGCGTACCTTCTGCTCGAGTTCGACATCATCGCCGCGTGA
- a CDS encoding deoxyribonuclease IV — protein MRVGAHESIAGGVYNAVDEQIEDGGNCGQIFTHSPQVWQDPDIGDEEAEQFRSLSAENDVGPWVIHSSYLVNLCTPKDDLRAKSIDSMQKEVDAADKLDIPYVNVHLGAHTGAGVDGGLDNAASALDELDIPDGVTVLIESDAGSGTKLGGDFEHLHEVLTRSEQDLDVCIDTAHAFAAGYDLSTEEAVHDTIAEFDDVVGLEHLKCVHLNDSKHECGTNKDEHAHIGEGLIGEEGMRAFINHPDLEDVPLVLETPHEDGKGFAWNIERVRELRED, from the coding sequence GAGCAGATAGAGGACGGCGGCAACTGCGGACAGATATTCACCCACTCCCCGCAGGTGTGGCAGGACCCGGACATCGGCGACGAGGAGGCCGAACAGTTCCGGTCGCTGTCTGCCGAGAACGACGTGGGGCCGTGGGTCATCCACTCGTCGTACCTCGTGAACCTCTGCACGCCCAAGGACGACCTCCGGGCGAAGTCCATCGACTCGATGCAGAAGGAGGTCGACGCCGCGGACAAACTCGACATCCCGTACGTCAACGTCCACCTCGGCGCGCACACCGGCGCGGGCGTGGACGGCGGACTCGACAACGCCGCGTCCGCGTTAGACGAACTGGACATCCCCGACGGCGTGACGGTCCTCATCGAGAGCGACGCCGGGTCGGGGACGAAACTCGGCGGCGACTTCGAACACCTCCACGAGGTGCTGACCCGTTCGGAGCAGGACCTCGACGTCTGCATCGACACCGCCCACGCCTTCGCGGCGGGCTACGACCTCTCGACCGAGGAGGCGGTCCACGACACCATCGCGGAGTTCGACGACGTGGTGGGACTGGAACACCTGAAGTGCGTCCACCTCAACGACTCGAAGCACGAGTGCGGCACGAACAAGGACGAACACGCCCACATCGGCGAGGGTCTCATCGGCGAGGAGGGGATGCGCGCGTTCATCAACCATCCGGACCTCGAAGACGTGCCGCTCGTCCTCGAAACGCCCCACGAGGACGGCAAGGGCTTCGCGTGGAACATCGAGCGCGTCCGAGAACTGCGGGAGGACTGA